Proteins co-encoded in one Astyanax mexicanus isolate ESR-SI-001 chromosome 1, AstMex3_surface, whole genome shotgun sequence genomic window:
- the tprn gene encoding taperin, with the protein MSSSGDVGVLRPEDSARMPAWKRELLERRKAKGGETTPRSGPKSEDEATGSETRRHAASPATSPVKTKDPWPSPSPSPSSSHPNGRANDTDDDDGCEDGVPESLVLSESLGPLQENPFIKLEKERKKRREKEKAARPLQHVLELYGSVPGIRTIRAENIIIIESDPDYFPEGAGRLKHGSKPQQNGTVSGYSSLNDLLDCRGSPVTEIRAREVVVYDTALSRSEENLSTLGRPAGDLTELVGDGQSHGRVSRMLQKFDRNYGKLQGKSRSSENLLDLDSGSSRMNINTRPRVRTDMVPKYAASPQPSSPVHLSQNQLVTPAPVFQNSQSSTTKPHISAGESVSSSISTSTTASESPQLVSSFRRRFEASGGRGITVNPREEAERSQAKPVRERDWDSTDGASKAKVPCSPESHRARAELSSSPATAATEPPTSPSFEIRPSPRPDLSTLPAGDLQARALANLRLQSRKSFTVIPKRCEVAQSSTSPVPSLAPSSPSPSLVPSSPVFSPEPSSPVLSPAHTVPTPTSPTSLPAVLFTEKVAVIPKPLSPTKTKPTSPLHSFPTPQTDPTPPLPSSPSKSMPPSSPQEPKVADKLPITNIDDVEVEPSPPFPSPMVQRRKGNTFTVVPKRRSEPQPATTEAQEPASTPQGSPSTPQAPYAQLGTLLKKRYPAVEEIEVIGGYLSLGRSCLSKTGSTGKKLKISFNESSLQSTFEYPSETSAWDSGEDEEDGGRGGGGGGEGGSEEERSGISMERLRIPRPSYTSSPITHTPNSTDLSNYTPKNSVEFTAWQDHKNDDPAHLGDTNSQRTNMSEEVMLTPADSSSLTDFSSEPALYF; encoded by the exons ATGTCGAGCAGCGGGGATGTCGGCGTGCTCCGGCCGGAGGACAGCGCAAGGATGCCGGCCTGgaagcgggagctgctggagcggAGGAAGGCGAAGGGCGGCGAGACGACGCCGAGAAGCGGCCCCAAGAGCGAGGACGAAGCCACGGGCTCTGAGACGAGGCGTCACGCCGCGTCCCCTGCCACGTCTCCGGTGAAAACAAAAGATCCCTGGCCGTCGCCTTCCCCCTCGCCTTCCTCCTCGCATCCCAACGGCCGGGCAAACGACACGGACGACGACGACGGCTGCGAAGACGGCGTGCCAGAGAGCCTGGTCCTGAGCGAGAGCTTGGGACCGCTGCAGGAGAACCCATTCATCAAGCTGGAGAAGGAGCGCAAGAAGCGCCGGGAGAAGGAGAAAGCTGCCCGTCCGCTGCAGCACGTCCTGGAGCTGTACGGCAGCGTCCCTGGTATCAGGACCATCCGCGCTGAGAACATCATCATCATCGAGTCCGACCCGGACTATTTCCCAGAGGGCGCAGGAAGGCTGAAGCACGGGTCCAAGCCACAGCAGAACGGCACAGTAAGTGGCTACAGCTCTCTTAACGATTTACTGGATTGCAGAGGCAGTCCAGTCACAGAGATCCGTGCTAGGGAGGTGGTCGTCTATGACACAGCACTCAGCAGGAGCGAGGAGAACCTGAGCACCTTGGGACGTCCAGCAGGTGATTTAACAGAGCTGGTTGGAGATGGTCAAAGCCATGGTAGGGTCAGCCGCATGCTACAGAAGTTTGACAGGAACTATGGAAAGTTGCAGGGCAAATCCAGGAGCTCAGAGAACCTCCTGGACCTGGACTCAGGATCATCCAGGATGAACATAAATACACGACCCAGGGTTCGGACTGACATGGTGCCAAAGTATGCAGCGAGTCCGCAGCCAAGCTCACCGGTTCACCTCTCACAGAACCAGCTGGTGACTCCAGCACCAGTCTTCCAGAACAGCCAGTCTTCCACAACGAAGCCACACATCTCGGCTGGTGAGTCAgttagcagcagcatcagcaccagtACCACAGCCTCGGAATCCCCCCAGCTTGTGTCTTCCTTCCGGCGTCGTTTCGAGGCAAGTGGGGGACGTGGCATCACTGTCAATCCCAGAGAAGAAGCTGAGAGGTCCCAAGCCAAGCCTGTGAGGGAGAGGGACTGGGACAGCACAGATGGGGCCTCCAAAGCCAAGGTGCCATGCTCTCCGGAGAGCCACCGCGCCCGTGCCGAGTTATCTTCAAGCCCCGCCACTGCTGCCACTGAGCCGCCCACATCGCCCAGCTTTGAGATCCGCCCGTCCCCTCGCCCAGATCTGTCCACTCTGCCTGCTGGCGACTTGCAGGCACGCGCCCTTGCCAACCTTCGCCTCCAGTCTCGAAAGTCATTTACTGTCATTCCTAAGCGCTGCGAGGTTGCCCAGTCATCCACCAGCCCTGTCCCATCATTGGCACCCTCTAGCCCCTCGCCGTCTCTGGTGCCCTCCAGCCCAGTGTTTTCTCCTGAACCTTCCAGCCCCGTCCTGTCTCCGGCGCACACAGTACCAACCCCTACTTCACCCACCTCTCTGCCAGCTGTCCTGTTCACAGAAAAAGTAGCAGTGATCCCAAAACCTCTGTCGCCAACCAAAACGAAACCTACATCACCTCTGCACAGCTTCCCCACCCCCCAGACAGATCCTACACCTCCCTTGCCTAGTTCTCCCTCAAAGTCTATGCCACCTTCTTCACCACAGGAGCCCAAAGTTGCTGACAAGCTGCCCATCACAAACATTGATGATGTGGAAGTGGAGCCCTCGCCACCCTTCCCCAGCCCCATGGTGCAAAGAAGGAAGGGGAACACGTTTACTGTAGTCCCAAAGCGCAGGTCTGAACCCCAGCCTGCCACTACAGAAGCCCAGGAGCCTGCGTCTACGCCCCAAGGTTCGCCATCCACGCCACAGGCTCCCTATGCCCAGCTGGGCACCCTGCTGAAAAAGCGCTACCCAGCAGTTGAAGAAATTGAGGTCATTGGGGGCTACCTCTCCCTGGGACGCTCCTGTTTATCCAAGACTGGCTCTACAGGAAAGAag tTGAAGATCTCCTTCAACGAGTCCAGCTTGCAGAGCACTTTTGAGTACCCGTCTGAGACCAGTGCCTGGGACAGCGGCGAGGATGAGGAggatggaggaagaggaggaggtggaggtggggaAGGAGGATCCGAGGAAGAAAGATCAGGGATCAGCATGGAGAGGCTCCGCATCCCCCGGCCCAGTTACACCTCCAGCCCGATCACTCACACCCCCAACAGCACTG ATTTGTCCAACTACACTCCAAAGAACTCTGTAGAGTTTACGGCCTGGCAGGATCACAAGAATGATGACCCTGCACACCTCGGGGACACCAATTCCCAGAGGACCAACATGTCTGAGGAAGTTATG TTAACACCAGCCGATAGCTCTTCTCTCACAGACTTCAGCAGTGAACCAGCTCTCTACTTCTAA
- the ssna1 gene encoding Sjoegren syndrome nuclear autoantigen 1, which translates to MTQQGAALQTYNNELVKCIEELCFKRDELNKQIQQEESEKARLQHDIRVLTEKLSRVNESLAHRLTARAEFDRTIAETEAAYMKILESSQTLLSVLKKETGNLTKAVEPRKDH; encoded by the exons ATGACCCAACAAGGAGCCGCTCTACAGACCTACAACAACGAGCTGGTGAAGT GTATCGAGGAGCTGTGCTTTAAGAGGGATGAGCTGAATAAGCAGATCCAGCAGGAAGAATCAGAGAAGGCTCGTCTTCAGCACGACATCCGGGTGCTGACTGAGAAGCTGAGCCGGGTGAACGAGAGCCTGGCCCACCGCCTCACGGCTCGAGCTGAATTCGACCGCACCATCGCTGAGACTGAGGCCGCGTACATGAAG attctagAAAGTTCTCAGACGCTGCTGAGTGTTCTTAAAAAGGAGACGGGGAACCTCACCAAAGCTGTTGAACCCAGGAAAGATCATTGA